In a genomic window of Gossypium arboreum isolate Shixiya-1 chromosome 9, ASM2569848v2, whole genome shotgun sequence:
- the LOC108454906 gene encoding uncharacterized protein LOC108454906, with the protein MKGSTHLVATLLAASTVALSSSSSPGIHNVSFPPTSSNQGTRNGASRNLTATERENFTPRFDGLRFIETLITAHR; encoded by the exons ATGAAGGGATCTACACATCTTGTTGCGACTTTGCTCGCTGCTTCCACGGTGGCGCTCTCATCATCTTCCTCCCCCGGAATCCACAATGTTTCATTTCCTCCTACCTCTTCCAACCAG GGGACAAGAAATGGTGCGTCGAGGAATTTAACGGCGACAGAGCGGGAGAATTTCACGCCACGATTTGATGGGTTGAGATTCATAGAAACATTGATCACAGCTCACAGATAG